A stretch of the Streptomyces sp. NBC_01428 genome encodes the following:
- a CDS encoding diacylglycerol kinase family protein, translating into MRQFTAVVNPTAGGSTGAAALLQLARLLREAGAGLDTEYSRSLSHAQDLARAAGERGRIVLAVGGDGIAGGIGGALSGTDTVLGLVPAGRGNDFARALQLPTSAAELARVLLDNEPRRVDTIEVESAVHARTVVLGSVYAGVDALANRHANQARLLRGAASYYAGGLRAVTAWRPASYRVTVDGVEHPHRGYTVVAANSAYYGSGRVIAPAARVDDGLLDVVMIREAPRRLFFTLMNELKTGAHVDRPEVVILRGREIRIEADRPVPYGADGEVEAVLPVTARVLPGDLAMLF; encoded by the coding sequence ATGCGACAGTTCACCGCCGTCGTCAATCCCACTGCGGGCGGCTCCACGGGGGCGGCGGCACTGCTCCAGCTGGCCCGCCTCCTCCGGGAGGCCGGCGCCGGGCTCGACACCGAGTACAGCCGCAGCCTGTCCCACGCCCAGGATCTCGCGCGCGCCGCCGGCGAACGGGGCCGGATCGTGCTCGCCGTCGGCGGCGACGGGATCGCCGGAGGCATAGGGGGCGCGCTCAGCGGGACGGACACCGTCCTGGGGCTGGTGCCGGCGGGGCGCGGCAACGACTTCGCCCGCGCGCTTCAACTGCCCACCAGCGCGGCCGAGTTGGCTCGTGTGCTGCTCGACAACGAGCCGCGCCGCGTGGACACCATCGAGGTGGAGTCGGCGGTGCATGCCCGCACGGTGGTGCTGGGCAGCGTGTACGCGGGTGTCGACGCGCTCGCCAACCGGCACGCCAACCAGGCTCGGTTGCTGCGCGGTGCGGCCTCGTACTACGCCGGCGGTCTGCGCGCGGTGACGGCGTGGCGTCCCGCGTCGTACCGGGTCACCGTCGACGGGGTGGAACACCCGCACCGCGGCTATACGGTCGTCGCGGCGAACTCCGCTTACTACGGCTCGGGACGTGTCATCGCCCCGGCAGCGCGCGTCGACGACGGCCTGCTGGACGTCGTCATGATCCGCGAGGCGCCGCGGCGCCTGTTCTTCACCCTGATGAACGAGCTGAAGACCGGCGCCCACGTCGACCGGCCCGAAGTGGTGATCCTGCGGGGCCGGGAGATCCGTATCGAAGCCGACCGGCCGGTGCCCTACGGTGCCGACGGGGAGGTCGAGGCCGTCCTCCCCGTCACCGCCCGGGTGCTGCCCGGCGACCTGGCCATGCTGTTCTGA
- a CDS encoding arabinofuranosidase catalytic domain-containing protein gives MSVAAATGLLVTVIVGLPGVAQAAGSQPCDIYAGAGTPCVAAHSTTRALFSAYNGPLYQVTRASDGATADIGLLSTGGYANAGQQDAFCASTTCSISKVYDQTSRHNDLFPGPAGTAGMGADRGADASELSVTAGGHKVYGIWISPGVGYRSHGAASGTAVNGQAEGAYMVASGTHVGSACCFDYGNAEATPADTGNGHMDAVSIATTCYFAPCSGSGPWIEADLENGMFQGDNGSNTANKGNNSAYVTAVLKNNGQTTYALKGGNSQSGGLTTWWDGALPSRGGYRPMQQEGGIILGTGGDNSNWNMGTFFEGVMVSGYPTDAAENAVQANIVSVGYAGQTNVPNGPQGTITGPGNQCVDVAADDTGVNGAAVALWNCQSYAEDQHWSHFANGSLVTIGRCLDIVGNGTANGAQVELWDCNGVGGQKWVQRADGSLFNPQSGRCLDSPDGATANGTRLRIWDCNGSAAQRFTVNAGAPVVGPGATCADVAGDDNGSNGTAVQLWGCQSYAVDQHWFHSSDGRLHTLGRCLDIVGNGTANGTQVELWDCNAAGGQVWQQQTDGSLRNPQSGRCLDSPNGTTANGTRLQIWDCNGAAAQKFALG, from the coding sequence ATGTCCGTCGCCGCCGCCACCGGTCTCCTGGTCACCGTGATCGTCGGACTTCCCGGCGTCGCGCAGGCCGCGGGATCACAACCCTGCGACATCTACGCCGGCGCGGGCACTCCCTGCGTCGCGGCGCACAGCACGACCCGGGCCCTGTTCTCCGCGTACAACGGCCCGCTCTACCAGGTCACCCGCGCGTCCGACGGCGCCACCGCCGACATCGGGCTGCTGTCGACGGGCGGCTACGCCAACGCCGGTCAGCAGGACGCCTTCTGCGCCTCCACCACGTGCAGCATCTCCAAGGTGTACGACCAGACGTCCCGGCACAACGACCTGTTCCCCGGTCCGGCGGGCACCGCCGGGATGGGCGCGGACCGGGGCGCCGACGCGAGCGAACTGTCCGTCACGGCGGGCGGCCACAAGGTGTACGGCATCTGGATCTCCCCCGGCGTCGGCTACCGCTCGCACGGCGCCGCGTCCGGCACCGCCGTCAACGGCCAGGCCGAAGGTGCCTACATGGTGGCCAGCGGCACCCATGTCGGGTCCGCGTGCTGCTTCGACTACGGCAACGCGGAGGCGACCCCGGCCGACACCGGCAACGGTCACATGGACGCCGTGTCCATCGCGACCACCTGCTACTTCGCCCCGTGCAGCGGTTCCGGACCCTGGATCGAGGCCGACCTGGAGAACGGCATGTTCCAGGGCGACAACGGCTCCAACACCGCGAACAAGGGCAACAACAGCGCGTACGTGACGGCCGTCCTCAAGAACAACGGACAGACGACGTACGCCCTGAAGGGCGGCAACTCCCAGTCGGGCGGCCTGACGACGTGGTGGGACGGGGCCCTGCCGTCACGGGGCGGCTACCGGCCGATGCAGCAGGAGGGCGGCATCATCCTGGGCACTGGCGGTGACAACAGCAACTGGAACATGGGCACGTTCTTCGAGGGCGTCATGGTCTCCGGCTATCCGACCGACGCCGCCGAGAACGCCGTGCAGGCGAATATCGTCTCCGTCGGTTACGCCGGCCAGACCAACGTGCCGAACGGCCCGCAGGGAACCATCACGGGGCCGGGCAACCAGTGCGTCGACGTCGCCGCGGACGACACCGGGGTGAACGGCGCCGCCGTCGCCCTGTGGAACTGTCAGTCGTACGCCGAGGACCAGCACTGGTCGCACTTCGCCAACGGATCCCTCGTGACCATCGGCCGCTGCCTGGACATCGTCGGGAACGGCACCGCCAACGGCGCCCAGGTCGAGCTCTGGGACTGCAACGGGGTGGGCGGCCAGAAGTGGGTGCAGCGCGCCGACGGCTCGCTGTTCAACCCCCAGTCGGGCCGCTGCCTGGACTCGCCCGACGGCGCCACGGCCAACGGCACCCGGCTGCGGATCTGGGACTGCAACGGGTCCGCCGCCCAGAGGTTCACCGTCAACGCGGGCGCGCCCGTCGTGGGTCCGGGCGCCACCTGCGCCGACGTGGCCGGCGACGACAACGGGTCCAACGGCACCGCCGTACAGCTGTGGGGCTGTCAGTCGTACGCGGTCGACCAGCACTGGTTCCACAGCTCGGACGGCCGGCTGCACACGCTGGGCCGCTGCCTGGACATCGTCGGGAACGGCACCGCCAACGGCACCCAGGTCGAACTCTGGGACTGCAACGCGGCCGGCGGTCAGGTCTGGCAGCAACAGACGGACGGATCGCTGCGCAACCCGCAGTCGGGCCGCTGCCTGGACTCGCCCAACGGCACGACGGCGAACGGCACCCGCCTGCAGATCTGGGACTGCAACGGAGCCGCCGCCCAGAAGTTCGCACTGGGCTGA
- a CDS encoding glycerol-3-phosphate dehydrogenase/oxidase yields MSPASSPSGPAGPAPGSSLSAARRRRELAEAVNGDVVDVLVVGLGATGAGVALDAAARGLSVVAVDAHDLAFGTSRWSSKLIHGGLRYLASAQFDVAHESAVERGVLMERTAPHLVRAQPFVLPLTPLVSRGQASLAWAGFRAGDTLRLAARTARATLPAPRRLSAVEARHLAPSVRPAGLRGGLLSWDGRVTDDARLVTALARSAAAHGARVLTRVRALEIGGTGARVRDELTGEQGEIRARAVINASGVWAGELVEGIRIRPSRGTHLVLRADLFGPLPAGLHIPIPGETNRFVLVLPQDDGRVYVGLTDEPVDGDLPDVPQVPESDIGFLLDVLGSALDTPVRRADVVGAFAGLRPLLDTAPTRSGETARTSDISRRHAVLTSDDGVVTVVGGKLTTYRRMAQDAVDTAVAARSLRAGPSPTASLPLVGAAAPHRLGSLAAPGHLIRRYGTEAPAVHALGARDPRLNEPVVPGNPVTRAALLWAARHEGALDEADLLDRRTRIGLVPLDREAATAAAREALETAAQPV; encoded by the coding sequence ATGAGCCCCGCAAGCAGCCCGTCCGGCCCGGCCGGACCCGCTCCCGGATCGTCCCTCTCCGCCGCCCGCCGCCGCCGTGAGCTGGCCGAAGCGGTCAACGGCGACGTGGTCGACGTGCTGGTCGTCGGACTCGGAGCCACCGGCGCCGGAGTCGCCCTCGACGCGGCGGCCCGCGGCCTCAGCGTCGTCGCCGTCGACGCCCACGACCTCGCCTTCGGTACCTCGCGCTGGAGCTCCAAGCTCATCCACGGCGGCCTGCGCTACCTGGCCTCCGCACAGTTCGACGTCGCTCACGAGAGCGCGGTCGAACGCGGGGTGCTGATGGAACGCACCGCGCCCCACCTGGTGCGCGCCCAGCCCTTCGTCCTCCCCCTCACCCCGCTCGTGTCACGCGGCCAGGCATCCCTGGCCTGGGCCGGGTTCCGGGCCGGCGACACGCTGCGCCTCGCGGCACGGACCGCCCGGGCCACCCTGCCCGCACCGCGCCGGCTCTCCGCCGTCGAGGCCCGCCACCTGGCACCGTCCGTCCGCCCCGCGGGCCTGCGCGGCGGCCTGCTGTCCTGGGACGGCCGGGTCACCGACGACGCCCGCCTCGTCACCGCCCTCGCCCGCAGCGCGGCCGCCCACGGGGCACGCGTCCTCACCCGGGTGCGGGCCCTGGAGATCGGCGGCACCGGTGCCCGCGTCCGTGACGAACTCACCGGAGAACAGGGCGAGATCAGGGCGCGCGCCGTGATCAACGCGTCCGGCGTCTGGGCCGGCGAGCTGGTCGAGGGCATCCGCATCCGCCCCTCGCGCGGAACCCATCTCGTCCTGCGCGCCGACCTGTTCGGGCCGCTGCCCGCCGGCCTGCACATCCCGATCCCCGGGGAGACCAACCGCTTCGTCCTCGTCCTGCCCCAGGACGACGGCCGGGTGTACGTCGGCCTGACCGACGAACCCGTCGACGGCGACCTGCCGGACGTGCCGCAGGTCCCCGAGTCGGACATCGGCTTCCTGCTGGACGTCCTCGGCTCCGCCCTGGACACCCCGGTCAGGCGTGCCGACGTCGTCGGCGCCTTCGCGGGACTGCGCCCCCTCCTCGACACCGCGCCGACCCGGTCGGGCGAGACCGCGCGCACCTCCGACATCTCGCGCCGTCACGCCGTGCTCACCTCGGACGACGGGGTCGTCACCGTGGTCGGTGGGAAACTCACGACCTACCGGCGCATGGCGCAGGACGCCGTGGACACCGCCGTCGCGGCCCGCAGTCTGCGCGCCGGCCCCTCACCGACCGCCTCACTGCCCCTCGTCGGGGCGGCGGCACCGCACCGTCTCGGCTCCCTGGCGGCCCCGGGCCACCTCATCCGCCGCTACGGCACCGAGGCTCCCGCCGTCCACGCGCTGGGCGCACGCGACCCCCGCCTGAACGAGCCCGTGGTCCCCGGCAACCCCGTCACCCGCGCCGCGCTCCTCTGGGCCGCCCGGCACGAGGGCGCCCTGGACGAGGCGGACCTGCTGGACCGCCGTACCCGCATCGGGCTCGTGCCCCTGGACCGCGAAGCCGCAACGGCGGCGGCCCGCGAGGCACTTGAAACCGCGGCACAGCCCGTCTGA
- a CDS encoding FAD-binding oxidoreductase: MDMLWSGWGDPAKAAPLPDSVTGLLRDLLGVKPRDTDTPVLAEISVAEPPPAAALRALAEAVDGEQHVLTDTESRIRHTRGKSTPDLLRIREGDTEDAPGAVVLPGSHDEVLAVLRVCAEHGLAAVPFGGGTSVVGGLAPERSAFVAVDLRRMNGLVDLDPVSRTATLQPGLRAPDAEALLAEHGFTLGHFPQSYEWATIGGFAAARSSGQASAGYGRFDEMVLGLTVATPEGTLEAGRAPRSAAGPDLRQLILGSEGAFGVITAVTVRVKPLPRSRIYEGWRFASFEEGATALRRLAQDGPRPTVLRLSDETETFVGLAQPDAIGSAEAPADAGCTAIAGYEGTEADTAYRREQAAEVLRAAGGTCLGVEPGERWAHGRYSAPYLRDSLLDAGAFAETLETATFWSRVPALYAAVRTALTDTLTAAGTPPLVMCHISHVYENGASLYFTVVCAQGEDAVAHWAPAKEAANEAVLTAGGTISHHHGVGTDHRDAYVREAGPLGIEALRAVKRRLDPDGVCNPGILLPVD, from the coding sequence ATGGACATGCTGTGGAGTGGCTGGGGCGACCCCGCCAAGGCGGCGCCGCTGCCCGACTCGGTGACCGGCCTGCTGCGGGATCTGCTCGGCGTCAAGCCGCGTGACACCGACACGCCCGTGCTGGCGGAGATCTCCGTCGCCGAGCCCCCGCCGGCCGCCGCGCTGCGCGCACTGGCGGAGGCGGTGGACGGCGAGCAACACGTGCTCACCGACACGGAGAGCCGGATCCGGCACACCCGTGGAAAGTCCACGCCGGACCTGCTGAGGATCCGCGAGGGCGACACCGAGGACGCGCCCGGGGCCGTGGTCCTGCCGGGCAGCCACGACGAGGTCCTCGCCGTGCTGCGCGTGTGCGCCGAACACGGCCTCGCCGCCGTTCCGTTCGGCGGCGGCACCTCCGTCGTCGGGGGCCTCGCCCCCGAGCGCAGCGCCTTCGTCGCCGTCGACCTGCGCCGTATGAACGGTCTGGTCGACCTCGACCCCGTCTCCCGCACCGCCACCCTCCAGCCCGGTCTGCGCGCCCCCGACGCGGAAGCCCTGCTGGCCGAACACGGTTTCACCCTCGGACACTTCCCGCAGTCCTACGAGTGGGCGACCATCGGCGGATTCGCCGCGGCCCGCTCCAGCGGTCAGGCGTCCGCCGGATACGGCCGCTTCGACGAGATGGTCCTCGGCCTGACCGTCGCCACCCCCGAAGGCACGCTGGAGGCGGGCCGCGCGCCCCGCTCGGCGGCCGGACCCGACCTGCGCCAGCTGATCCTCGGCTCGGAAGGCGCCTTCGGCGTCATCACCGCCGTGACCGTGCGGGTGAAGCCGCTGCCGCGGAGCCGGATCTACGAGGGATGGCGCTTCGCCTCCTTCGAGGAGGGCGCCACCGCCCTGCGCCGCCTCGCGCAGGACGGACCGCGCCCCACGGTGCTGCGGCTGTCCGACGAGACCGAGACCTTCGTCGGTCTCGCGCAGCCGGACGCGATCGGTTCGGCCGAGGCCCCGGCGGACGCCGGGTGCACGGCGATCGCCGGATACGAGGGGACCGAGGCCGACACGGCGTACCGCCGCGAGCAGGCGGCCGAGGTCCTGCGCGCGGCCGGGGGCACCTGCCTGGGAGTCGAGCCCGGCGAACGCTGGGCCCACGGCCGCTACTCGGCGCCCTACCTGCGGGACTCCCTGCTCGACGCGGGCGCCTTCGCCGAGACCCTGGAGACCGCGACCTTCTGGTCACGCGTCCCCGCGCTGTACGCGGCCGTCCGCACCGCGCTGACCGACACCCTCACGGCGGCCGGGACCCCGCCCCTGGTCATGTGCCACATCTCGCACGTGTACGAGAACGGCGCCTCCCTCTACTTCACCGTGGTCTGCGCCCAGGGCGAGGACGCCGTGGCCCACTGGGCACCGGCCAAGGAGGCCGCCAACGAGGCGGTGCTGACCGCGGGCGGCACGATCAGCCACCACCACGGGGTCGGCACCGACCACCGCGACGCGTACGTCCGGGAGGCCGGCCCCCTGGGCATCGAGGCGCTGCGGGCCGTCAAGCGGCGCCTGGACCCCGACGGCGTCTGCAACCCCGGGATCCTGCTGCCGGTGGACTGA
- a CDS encoding YoaK family protein: protein MREESGPPLPADRRERQQTVVMTTLTVLAGAVDAVSFLTMGHVFTALATGNVLFLAFAVAGEGQVTVGRTASALAAFVLGAAAGALVTTGLVARRRHWFAAALAIEGALLGLAGLTALWRHGSGSLTDDPDYLVIAIVAFAMGLRADTALRAAVPGMPTQLAQMSLVRLIHGLAGAVPSTPLRGTIRVRLLATVVGIFAGGVLGALMTPWGTGHALLALAAAVLIVAGLNVVLARQGLLAPELVG from the coding sequence ATGCGTGAAGAATCCGGACCACCGCTCCCGGCCGACCGTCGCGAACGGCAGCAGACCGTCGTGATGACCACCCTCACCGTCCTCGCGGGCGCGGTCGACGCGGTCAGCTTTCTGACCATGGGACATGTCTTCACCGCGCTGGCCACGGGCAACGTGCTGTTCCTCGCCTTCGCCGTGGCGGGGGAGGGCCAGGTGACGGTCGGCCGCACCGCCTCCGCGCTGGCCGCCTTCGTCCTGGGCGCGGCGGCCGGGGCCCTGGTCACCACCGGCCTTGTCGCACGGCGCCGGCACTGGTTCGCCGCGGCCCTCGCCATCGAAGGGGCGCTCCTCGGACTCGCGGGCCTGACCGCGCTCTGGAGGCACGGTTCCGGCTCCCTCACCGACGACCCGGACTACCTGGTCATCGCCATCGTCGCCTTCGCCATGGGGCTGCGCGCCGACACCGCGCTGCGCGCAGCCGTCCCCGGAATGCCCACCCAGCTGGCCCAGATGTCCCTGGTCCGTCTCATCCACGGACTCGCCGGAGCCGTTCCCTCGACTCCGCTCCGGGGCACGATCCGCGTCCGCCTCCTCGCGACCGTCGTCGGCATCTTCGCGGGCGGTGTGCTCGGAGCCCTGATGACGCCGTGGGGGACGGGACACGCCCTGCTCGCCCTCGCCGCGGCCGTGCTGATCGTCGCGGGCCTCAACGTGGTGCTCGCCCGCCAGGGCCTGCTCGCCCCGGAACTGGTCGGCTGA
- a CDS encoding L,D-transpeptidase has protein sequence MALVTVAVLAGTSACGGGSPKASSDDGKGATGKPSVSAKPSPSKPAGPPMLLDTITPQSGTTVGVAMPISVIFTNPVAQKARAGIEKHMKVTASQPMEGAWHWFGDRRADFRPKTYWASGTKIKIDAELKGVANGNGRYGTRSYVHDFTVGDDVRADVSATGHTMKVTKNGQAVRTLSINAGSPQYPTWNGTMAVIDKQEKVHMTSCSVGISCTKGSPDYYDLTLPWDVHLTQSGTYVHYSTGDPNPGSGSARGSHGCVHLSISDAKWFYGQVKQGDPITVTGSPRAKAPADNGYASFNLSWDQWLAGSATGAVTAG, from the coding sequence ATGGCACTCGTCACGGTGGCGGTGCTGGCGGGCACCAGCGCCTGTGGCGGTGGGTCCCCGAAGGCGAGTTCCGACGACGGGAAGGGCGCGACCGGGAAACCCTCGGTGAGCGCGAAGCCGTCGCCGTCGAAGCCCGCGGGCCCACCGATGCTGCTGGACACGATCACGCCGCAGTCCGGCACCACCGTCGGCGTCGCCATGCCGATCTCGGTGATCTTCACGAACCCGGTGGCCCAGAAGGCCCGGGCCGGCATCGAGAAGCACATGAAGGTGACCGCGTCCCAGCCGATGGAGGGCGCCTGGCACTGGTTCGGCGACCGGCGCGCCGACTTCCGGCCCAAGACGTACTGGGCCTCCGGGACGAAGATCAAGATCGACGCCGAGCTGAAGGGTGTCGCCAACGGCAACGGCCGCTACGGCACCCGGTCCTACGTGCACGACTTCACGGTCGGCGACGACGTCCGCGCGGACGTCTCCGCCACCGGCCACACCATGAAGGTCACGAAGAACGGGCAGGCCGTGCGGACCCTGTCGATCAACGCGGGAAGCCCCCAGTACCCCACGTGGAACGGCACGATGGCGGTGATCGACAAGCAGGAGAAGGTCCACATGACCTCGTGCAGCGTCGGCATCAGCTGCACGAAGGGCAGTCCTGACTACTACGACCTGACCCTCCCGTGGGACGTCCACCTCACCCAGTCCGGCACGTACGTCCACTACTCCACCGGCGACCCGAACCCGGGCAGCGGCAGCGCCCGCGGCTCGCACGGCTGCGTCCACCTGTCGATCTCGGACGCCAAGTGGTTCTACGGCCAGGTCAAGCAGGGCGACCCGATCACCGTCACGGGATCCCCGCGGGCGAAGGCCCCGGCCGACAACGGCTACGCCTCCTTCAACCTCAGCTGGGACCAGTGGCTGGCGGGCAGCGCGACCGGAGCCGTCACCGCCGGATGA
- a CDS encoding PhoX family protein, which yields MSQDSRSTTRRQVMARTAALGGALAFAGNLTELFAGTAAAQPLGHKSYGPLIPDPNGLLDLPAGFRYRVLSREGDRLRSGEGLVPSNHDGMAAFAARSRTGRDRVHLVRNHENRVTAKIPVPTVEGLTYDPMGKGGCTSLALDERGHVLSERVAIAGTAVNCAGGPTPWGTWLTCEETEDQAGTNGYTKDHGFIFEVDPTDPHRTGAVPLTAMGRFQHEAIAVDPRRGIVYETEDAFLKPFGLFYRFLPDRPQGGIGSLRAGGRLQAMRVPGVADLSTIQETGATFRDIEWVDVPDPLAAQTPVRLQDFGPRGITHAQKLEGCYWGGSCVYFVSSFAHSTDGSAADHYGQIWRYDPTARRLTLVIVFGPGTDVQLPGESPDNICLAPSGGLMVCEDGNGAQHVFGVTRRGEVYAMARGAQNIGTPEAPEWGEFAGVTFSPDGRTMFVNCYTPGTTFAVTGPWHD from the coding sequence ATGTCCCAGGACAGCCGTTCCACGACACGACGTCAGGTGATGGCCCGCACAGCGGCGTTGGGCGGCGCCCTCGCCTTCGCCGGGAACCTCACTGAACTGTTCGCCGGAACCGCAGCCGCACAGCCCCTCGGCCACAAGAGCTACGGACCCCTGATCCCCGACCCCAACGGTCTCCTCGACCTCCCCGCGGGATTCCGCTACCGCGTGCTGTCCCGCGAGGGCGACCGGCTCCGTTCCGGCGAGGGCCTGGTGCCCAGCAACCACGACGGCATGGCCGCCTTCGCCGCACGCTCCCGGACCGGCCGGGACCGGGTCCACCTGGTCCGCAACCACGAGAACCGCGTCACGGCGAAGATCCCCGTCCCGACCGTCGAGGGCCTCACGTACGACCCCATGGGCAAAGGAGGCTGTACGTCCCTGGCGTTGGACGAGCGCGGACACGTCCTCTCCGAGCGGGTCGCCATCGCCGGAACAGCCGTCAACTGCGCCGGGGGGCCCACCCCTTGGGGCACCTGGCTGACCTGTGAGGAGACCGAGGACCAAGCGGGCACGAACGGCTACACCAAGGACCACGGGTTCATCTTCGAGGTCGATCCGACCGACCCGCACCGCACGGGAGCCGTACCGCTCACCGCCATGGGACGTTTCCAGCACGAGGCCATCGCGGTCGACCCGCGGCGCGGCATCGTGTACGAGACCGAGGACGCGTTCCTGAAGCCGTTCGGCCTCTTCTACCGCTTTCTGCCCGACAGGCCGCAGGGCGGAATCGGTTCACTGCGCGCGGGAGGCCGCCTGCAGGCGATGCGCGTCCCGGGCGTGGCGGACCTCTCCACGATCCAGGAGACCGGTGCCACCTTCCGTGACATCGAGTGGGTGGACGTACCGGATCCGCTGGCCGCGCAGACACCCGTCCGGTTGCAGGACTTCGGCCCCCGAGGCATCACGCACGCGCAGAAGCTGGAGGGCTGCTACTGGGGCGGCAGCTGCGTGTACTTCGTCTCGTCCTTCGCGCACAGCACGGACGGATCGGCGGCCGACCACTACGGACAGATCTGGCGCTACGATCCGACGGCGCGACGGCTCACCCTCGTGATCGTCTTCGGCCCCGGTACCGATGTACAACTGCCCGGCGAGTCACCCGACAACATCTGTCTGGCGCCGAGCGGAGGCCTCATGGTCTGCGAGGACGGCAACGGAGCGCAGCACGTCTTCGGGGTGACCCGGCGCGGGGAGGTGTACGCCATGGCGCGCGGCGCGCAGAACATCGGCACCCCGGAGGCTCCGGAGTGGGGCGAGTTCGCGGGGGTCACGTTCTCCCCGGACGGCCGGACGATGTTCGTGAACTGCTACACGCCCGGGACGACCTTCGCGGTGACGGGCCCCTGGCACGACTGA
- a CDS encoding TetR/AcrR family transcriptional regulator, protein MAPIRHNHSDRSDSDPVLDAVRDCVLAVGVRRTTLTDVARRAGVSRMTLYRRWPDVRSLVGDLMTREWIDVATGAMPEPRSDGRTRTLIVDGLVAGIEAFRAHPLFRKIIDVDPELLLPYVLDRRGASQEALLGLLADALKEGHADGSVRRAPVDRQARALLLVVQSFTLSLRTMTDEDDPELTSAAFLDELRTLLERTLTP, encoded by the coding sequence ATGGCGCCTATTCGTCACAACCACTCGGACCGGTCGGACAGCGACCCTGTCCTCGACGCCGTACGCGACTGCGTGCTGGCCGTCGGGGTGCGGCGCACGACGCTGACGGACGTAGCTCGCCGCGCGGGCGTCTCCCGTATGACGCTCTACCGCCGCTGGCCCGACGTGCGGTCCCTGGTCGGCGACCTGATGACCCGTGAGTGGATCGACGTGGCGACCGGTGCCATGCCGGAGCCGCGGTCGGACGGGCGGACACGCACCCTGATCGTCGACGGACTGGTCGCCGGCATCGAGGCCTTCCGTGCCCACCCGCTCTTCCGGAAGATCATCGACGTCGATCCCGAACTCCTCCTGCCGTACGTACTGGACCGGCGCGGAGCCAGCCAGGAGGCCCTGCTCGGACTCCTGGCCGACGCTCTGAAGGAAGGGCACGCCGACGGATCGGTGCGGCGCGCCCCGGTCGACCGGCAGGCCCGCGCGCTGCTGCTCGTGGTCCAGTCCTTCACCCTGTCCCTGCGGACCATGACGGACGAGGACGACCCCGAGCTGACCAGCGCCGCCTTCCTCGACGAACTGCGCACCCTTCTGGAGAGGACCCTCACGCCATGA